TCAAGTCTATTAACTGTTCTCTGGTAAATACGATTCCATGATTCTTCATTAGCTTTCCAATCATTAGAAATTCTTTTGGTGTAAGTCTAATAAGCTGGTTATTATATGTCAGTTCAAATCTTTCCTCATCCCAACGTAAACCGCTCGCTTCTATATGCTTTTTTGGTTCCGTTCGCCGTAATAATGCTTCCATTCTAGCTAACAATTCCTGTTCATCAAAAGGCTTCGTTAGATAATCATCTGCTCCTAAGCGTAACCCTTTCACAATATCATCTTGTTGATCTCTGGCAGTAATCATCATAATTGGGATATCAGAAAATTCCCGAATGCGTTTGCAGAGCTCCCATCCATCGATATCAGGCATCATGATATCTAGTAAAACGATATCCATCGATTGCTTCTGTAAATAATAGAGCGCTTCCTTTCCATTTTTTATTTTTGTACAAGTGTAATTGTAAGGCTGCAAGTATAACGCTAATAAATCTAACATTCGCTTTTCATCATCTACTAATAAAACGTTTTTCAAGCGGTTCCCCTCCCCGGTATACGAATAAATACACTGGTTCCTTGCCCATATCGGCTATTCAGTTTTATTGTACCTCCATGGGACTCCACAATTTCTTTAGCAATTGGTAATCCCAAGCCGCTACCACCACTTTTTCGAGAGCGTGATTTCTCCACGCGATATAAACGTTCAAATACAAAGGGCAAATCTTTTTCGGGAATACCTTCTCCCTGATCGTGTATAACGATATCTACTTCGTCGCCGTACGTTTCCACTTCGATTGTAATTGAACTATGGTGCGGTGAGTGCTTTACAGCGTTATCCAAA
This genomic interval from Virgibacillus pantothenticus contains the following:
- a CDS encoding response regulator transcription factor — encoded protein: MKNVLLVDDEKRMLDLLALYLQPYNYTCTKIKNGKEALYYLQKQSMDIVLLDIMMPDIDGWELCKRIREFSDIPIMMITARDQQDDIVKGLRLGADDYLTKPFDEQELLARMEALLRRTEPKKHIEASGLRWDEERFELTYNNQLIRLTPKEFLMIGKLMKNHGIVFTREQLIDLIWGFHSETEGRTVDSHIRNIREKIRQAGFPIDDYLITVWGVGYKWEM